The Deltaproteobacteria bacterium nucleotide sequence CTGTTTTCCTGGTTTTATAAATTCTCTTTTCCATATATTCCTAAAATGGATAAGGATTTTTGGGTCGATGATAAATGTAACACATGTACCATCTGTAAAAAAATCTGCCCTTGCGGTAACATTGATCTGAAAGCGGGTAAGCCCGTATGGTTGCATCATTGTGAACAATGCCTCGCTTGTATCCAATGGTGCCCGAAGGAAGCAATACAATATGGCAAGAAAACTCCCCGGTATGAGAGGTACCATCATCCGGAAGTAACGTTGGACGATATTATCTCAATATCCCAGAGGGCATCACGGAGCGGCGACGCACAAGACAACACCTATTCATTTCATTCTGCAAGAAATAGGGGACAAGTTATAGAACATTTACCAAGCCATTAAAACAAGGTTCATCCGGTTCATGCGTACTTTTGAGTTGATAATCTGTTGAATTGAGCCTTGACTGACTTACACCTACGAAGCATTATGTTTGATCAATTCCGGCACTTGATGATTTTTACTTAAAATCTAGCATTCAGGTGCCATTGATAGGCCAAATTTAATTACAGTTGTCCCCAATTTAGCCCTCAGGCGAGACGCCCAACCTACACAATGGTGGGACAGGCGTCCCGCCTGTCTCTTCTATTAAAGGAATTTATCATGTCTCCGACTTCAATAGGTTTTTAAAACAATTTCCTCGTATGATTTTCTCCACTTTGGCGTCATGAGCTTGTATTTCTCATTGAAATGACCAATAGCGAGAAGCATCGGGACAAAGTAGTTGTCCGGGATATTGAAAGCCTTTTTAACCCCTTCATGATCAAACCCATCCATGGGGTGTGAATCCAGGCCGACATCCTTTGCTGCCAGCATCAGGGCCATACCGAAGAAGGCAGCGTTTTTTACGGCGAAAGCCAGAGATTTTTCTTCTCCCCCGTAAATAGACTCCGTTCCCCCTTCAATCCATCCCCTCTGTTCGGGTTTAATATAACCAAGGTCCAACATATTCTGCCAAACCTTTTCAAAGGTCGGATGACCCGCTTTCCAGCCATCCCTGTCTGCGAGCAGGATCAATACCACCGGGGCGTCCGTTATCTTGGGCTGGTTCCAGGCCACCGCTTTCAAGCGTTCTTTGTCGGCGGGTGACTTAATAACAATCAACTGCCAGGGTTGAAAGTTGAAGCCGGATGGCGCAAGGGCCGCTGTCTCTATTATTTTTTTCAGTTCGTCATCGTTTACAGGTTTCGTCGGGTCAAAAAAATTAACTGCACGTCTTTCCGTCATTATTTTTGTAAATTCCATAATCTTTACCTCCTTCATGTTATGCTGTGATTTTAAGCATTTATTTTTTTATAAAATACTTTTTTTACAAACTCCGCCATCAATATATAAAGTATCACAATAAGGCCCATCATCATAAGAAAAGAAACGGGCAGGGGTACAAACCCGAAGATCGGCCCGATAGGAGTATAGGGGAAAATAAGTGTCGCAAGAACTATGACAAGTGTAGCGACAAATAGATGTTTGCCCGGTCTGCTCTTAAAGAACGGCCTCCTGCTGCGAATTACAAGCACAATAATTGCGGCCGAAATAACGGACTCCATAAACCATCCTGTTCTAAATTGATCGGGCGTGGCATGGAGGATGAATAAGAGAACCCCAAAAGTCAGATAATCGAAAACCGAACTGACCAGGCCGAAGGTGAACATGAATTTCCGGATAAAAGAAATATTCCAGCGCCTGGGCTGATTCAGCATCTCTCTGTCTACATGATCCGTGGCAATGGTCATTTCCGGAAAATCCGTCATCAGATTGGTCAACAGGATCTGCTTGGGCAACAGCGGGAGAAAGGACAGAAACAGAGAAGCGCCGGCCATGCTGAACATGTTTCCGAAATTAGCGCTCGTAGCCATAAAGACGTACTTCAAGGTGTTGGCAAAGGTTTTTCTTCCTTCACTTACACCCTGTACGAGAACGGCCAGGTCCTTTTCAAGGAGCACAATATCCGCAGATTCTTTGGCTACATCCACCGCAGTGTCCACCGAGATACCGACATCCGCTGCATGGAGGGCGGAAGCGTCATTGATTCCATCTCCCATATATCCCACGACATGCCCGGCCTTCCGGAGTGCAAGAATGATCCGTTCTTTCTGATTAGGCTCTACCTCAGCGAAGATGTCCGTCTCTGTTACCTTCCGTAAAAGAGCCTCATTGCTTATTTCACGCAACTCGCTCCCGGTTAGGATCTTTGCATCCGCCATTCCCACATCCTGACTCACCTTGGCGACGACAAGGCGATTGTCCCCCGAAATAATTTTCAGAGAAACACCAAGTTGTCTGAGGCGGTCAATCGTTTCAGCAATCCCTGCTTTCGGCGGATCGAAGAGAACCAGAAAACCGAGGAACGTCATATTCGCCTCATGTTTTTTATCAATGGACGCCTCTGCTCCCATATCCCGATAAGCAATTCCCAAGAGGCGAAAACCCTGATTGCTGAGCGTCTCAAATTTCTGATGGATCTCCCGTTTTACCGAAGCTATGTCCACCTTATCGCCCGAGGGAGCCTCTGCCGTCGAACAGATGTCAAGCACATTGGGAAGAGGCCCCTTGGTGACCATCAAATACCTGCCTTCCTTCACAACCAGAATACTCAACCGCTTGCGGATGAAGTCATAAGGTACCTCGTCTGCCTTTTCATACCCGGATACATCCGGCTGTTTGTAAGTGCGAATCGCTTCATCAATAGGATTGGAGAAGCCCTTTTCATAGAAGGCGTTCATATAGGCGTGAAAAAAGACCCGCTCACTGGAATTACCTGCGATATCTAATGCCGAATGGAGATGTACTGTTCCCTCGGTCAGGGTTCCCGTCTTGTCCGAGCAGAGGACATCCATGCTCCCGAAATTCTCAATGGCGGCGAGCCGCTTCACAATGACCTTTTGCTGTGCCATACTCTTGGCGCCATGAGCCAGATTGATACTGATAATAGCGGGCAGCAGTTGAGGCGTCAGCCCCACCGCCAGAGCCAGAGAAAAAAGGAACGCTTCCAGGACGGGCCGGTGGAAATAGACATTGACAGCAAAAATCAGGAAAACCAGGGCCAGTGTCACTTCCAGCAATAGATACCCGAATTGCCGGATGCCGTGTTCAAATTCCGTTTCCTGAGGTCTCAGTTTCAGCCTTTCCGATATTTTGCCGAACTCCGCTTCCTTCCCCGTGAAAATAACAACGGCTCTGGCTGTACCGCTGATAACGTGCGTTCCCATAAAGAGGCAGTTTGTACGACTGCTGAGGGGAGCTTCCGCCGATAATAGACCGGCGTCCTTCTCGACGGGGTAGGTTTCACCGGTCAAGGTTGCCTCGTCCACAAAGAGATCTTTTGCTTCTAAAATCAGGCTGTCTGCGGGGATCGCATCTCCGGCATCTAAGACAACGACGTCTCCCGGGACGGTATCTTCCAGGGAAATATCTTTCCGGCTCCCGTCACGAAGAACTGTGGTCTTGATCCTGACTATGGCCAGGAGCTTTTCGACAGCGTCAGCGGCGCCCCGTTCCTGCCAGAATCCCAAAAGGCCGCTGACCAGAACGATAAAAAGAATAATAGCGGCATCCACATGATCTTGCAGGAAGAAAGATAACCCGGCGGCAAAAATAAGCGTTAAAATTATGGGATTCTTGAATTGGGCAAGCAAGAGCGCAAACGTATCGGACCGTTTCGGGGGCTTTAGCAGATTGGCGCCATAACTAATCAGGCGCCGCCTTGCTTCCTCGCTGCTCAATCCTTCCTGCCGTGTTTCGAGCTGCGCCAGTAAATCAGCCTGGGGAATGTTCCAGAAATAGGATGGCTGTCTGATCATCAAAATATCCCTTAAAATGTAATAGTGATCTTCACAATGAGCCGGTTAAAAAATCCAGAACCATTTGATAAGAACTTCCTTGTATATCATAACTCCTGATGGTCATCTCTGCCTCCTTCTCCTAAATCAACAGGGAAAACAGAT carries:
- a CDS encoding nitroreductase family protein, giving the protein MEFTKIMTERRAVNFFDPTKPVNDDELKKIIETAALAPSGFNFQPWQLIVIKSPADKERLKAVAWNQPKITDAPVVLILLADRDGWKAGHPTFEKVWQNMLDLGYIKPEQRGWIEGGTESIYGGEEKSLAFAVKNAAFFGMALMLAAKDVGLDSHPMDGFDHEGVKKAFNIPDNYFVPMLLAIGHFNEKYKLMTPKWRKSYEEIVLKTY
- a CDS encoding EFR1 family ferrodoxin (N-terminal region resembles flavodoxins. C-terminal ferrodoxin region binds two 4Fe-4S clusters.), coding for IIFPVHIWGLPQQVITFVNALAIDTSKYYFALAVNAGQVAATLLQLKKIMKSRGLFLSSGFDIVMPSNYIPWGGPGPEDKRMRRISDAKEKIHKISSIVAKRERCPVEKGPLWQNFLFSWFYKFSFPYIPKMDKDFWVDDKCNTCTICKKICPCGNIDLKAGKPVWLHHCEQCLACIQWCPKEAIQYGKKTPRYERYHHPEVTLDDIISISQRASRSGDAQDNTYSFHSARNRGQVIEHLPSH
- the mgtA gene encoding magnesium-translocating P-type ATPase gives rise to the protein MIRQPSYFWNIPQADLLAQLETRQEGLSSEEARRRLISYGANLLKPPKRSDTFALLLAQFKNPIILTLIFAAGLSFFLQDHVDAAIILFIVLVSGLLGFWQERGAADAVEKLLAIVRIKTTVLRDGSRKDISLEDTVPGDVVVLDAGDAIPADSLILEAKDLFVDEATLTGETYPVEKDAGLLSAEAPLSSRTNCLFMGTHVISGTARAVVIFTGKEAEFGKISERLKLRPQETEFEHGIRQFGYLLLEVTLALVFLIFAVNVYFHRPVLEAFLFSLALAVGLTPQLLPAIISINLAHGAKSMAQQKVIVKRLAAIENFGSMDVLCSDKTGTLTEGTVHLHSALDIAGNSSERVFFHAYMNAFYEKGFSNPIDEAIRTYKQPDVSGYEKADEVPYDFIRKRLSILVVKEGRYLMVTKGPLPNVLDICSTAEAPSGDKVDIASVKREIHQKFETLSNQGFRLLGIAYRDMGAEASIDKKHEANMTFLGFLVLFDPPKAGIAETIDRLRQLGVSLKIISGDNRLVVAKVSQDVGMADAKILTGSELREISNEALLRKVTETDIFAEVEPNQKERIILALRKAGHVVGYMGDGINDASALHAADVGISVDTAVDVAKESADIVLLEKDLAVLVQGVSEGRKTFANTLKYVFMATSANFGNMFSMAGASLFLSFLPLLPKQILLTNLMTDFPEMTIATDHVDREMLNQPRRWNISFIRKFMFTFGLVSSVFDYLTFGVLLFILHATPDQFRTGWFMESVISAAIIVLVIRSRRPFFKSRPGKHLFVATLVIVLATLIFPYTPIGPIFGFVPLPVSFLMMMGLIVILYILMAEFVKKVFYKKINA